The Ornithinimicrobium faecis genome includes a window with the following:
- a CDS encoding VOC family protein: MITAVHTLIYSDDPSATRAFLKDVLRWPFVAEPGSGDEGRGSAGDSGSQDPADWLIFTTGPSELGVHPTGAGTSRSQRHHEIALVCDDIDATMAELSGRGAVFTSGPTDMGFGLAAMVAVPGADDILVYEARHVTAYDA, encoded by the coding sequence ATGATCACAGCCGTCCACACCCTGATCTACTCGGACGACCCCAGCGCGACCCGGGCCTTCCTCAAGGACGTGCTGCGCTGGCCGTTCGTGGCCGAGCCGGGCAGCGGCGACGAGGGCCGGGGCAGCGCAGGCGACTCCGGCTCGCAGGACCCCGCCGACTGGCTGATCTTCACGACTGGCCCGAGCGAGCTCGGCGTGCACCCGACCGGGGCCGGGACCTCCCGGTCGCAGCGGCACCATGAGATCGCGCTGGTGTGCGACGACATCGACGCGACGATGGCCGAGCTCTCCGGGCGCGGGGCCGTGTTCACCTCCGGCCCGACCGACATGGGTTTCGGACTCGCGGCGATGGTGGCGGTGCCCGGCGCCGACGACATCCTGGTCTACGAGGCCAGGCACGTCACCGCCTACGACGCCTGA
- a CDS encoding type II toxin-antitoxin system VapC family toxin gives MIVDSSAIVAILLAEAERDAFVEAVRSTPHLAMSAVSYTEAGVVLDGRSRAVLSRQYDVLLEELGVIVVDVTAGQARSAREAYRDFGRRSGHRARLNFGDCFSYALATARDEPLLFKGDGFGHTDVRRAV, from the coding sequence ATGATTGTGGACTCGTCTGCCATCGTGGCCATCCTGCTCGCCGAGGCGGAGCGCGACGCATTCGTGGAGGCGGTGCGCTCCACTCCCCACCTGGCTATGTCGGCCGTGTCCTACACCGAGGCAGGCGTCGTGCTGGACGGTCGCAGCCGCGCCGTGCTCTCGCGACAATATGACGTCCTGCTGGAGGAACTCGGGGTGATCGTCGTGGACGTCACTGCAGGTCAGGCCCGCTCAGCCCGGGAGGCCTATCGCGACTTCGGCCGGCGCTCCGGTCATCGCGCGCGCCTCAATTTCGGCGACTGCTTCAGCTATGCTCTCGCCACGGCACGAGACGAGCCGCTGCTGTTCAAGGGCGACGGCTTCGGCCACACCGACGTCCGACGTGCGGTCTGA